GAGGCTATTATCTGTTGTCGCTTTCCCAGCCTGCCGTCGGGATCTATCAGGGTGTGGTCATGGGCCGGGATACGGTCGGAGATCAGATGCTCACCCATGCCGGAAGGCTCGGACTCAGGATCAAGATCCTGCCTGCATGGACGGATATCGACACCCATGCGGATCTCGTGTCGCTCGAAGCGGATCCTAACGTGATTCTGGGAGAGCATACCCGGGAATTTCTCCGCTTAAGACGTCATTCTCACTCCGCTATCTCCCCCGATGGTTGATCCGGGGTCTGACTGAAAAAATGATAGGCCCGCTTCGGGGGGCTTTTCTTTTAATCGTTGGGTTTATGGTTGTTTTATCCAGCGGGATTCAAGACGCGATACGGCTGATCCTCTCTATGGACCGGTCTCTTCTTGAGATCGTTCTCCTTTCCCTCAGGGTTTCCGGCGCCTCTGTGCTTCTCGGAGCATTCATCGGAATCCCTTTGGGGTCTCTGGTCGGGCTGAGGCGCTTTCCCGCCCGGGACATGATCGTCACGCTCCTCAACACCTTCATGGGTCTGCCTCCGGTGGCGGTGGGTCTTGCGGTCTACCTGATGCTTTCACGAAGCGGCCCGTTCGGCGTGTTGGGGCTTCTCTTCACCCCGGCGGCCATGATCATTGCACAGACGATCCTGGTCACTCCGATCATTGCGGCCCTGACCCACGCGGCCGTGGGGGGCGTGGATCCCCTGATCCGGGATGCGGCCAAATCCCTGGGGGCGGGCGCCCTGGATCAGGGATTTGCTCTCCTTCGGGAATCGCGGTATGCCATTCTGTCAGGCGTGATCGCCGGTTTCGGCAGGGCCATCGGAGAAGTGGGCGCCGTCATGATCGTCGGGGGGAACATCACCGGTTCAACCCGGACCATGACCACGGCCATGGTCCTCGAGACCGGCATGGGGAACTTTGAACTGGCTCTGGCCCTGGGGATGATACT
This genomic interval from Nitrospirae bacterium CG2_30_53_67 contains the following:
- a CDS encoding tungstate transporter permease — encoded protein: MVVLSSGIQDAIRLILSMDRSLLEIVLLSLRVSGASVLLGAFIGIPLGSLVGLRRFPARDMIVTLLNTFMGLPPVAVGLAVYLMLSRSGPFGVLGLLFTPAAMIIAQTILVTPIIAALTHAAVGGVDPLIRDAAKSLGAGALDQGFALLRESRYAILSGVIAGFGRAIGEVGAVMIVGGNITGSTRTMTTAMVLETGMGNFELALALGMILLMLAFLVNMGLHLLQGKG